A region of Burkholderia lata DNA encodes the following proteins:
- a CDS encoding beta-propeller fold lactonase family protein, with amino-acid sequence MHSNPFRPRSARLLAALTLATTAVAAHAADWIVSGNDGKYQRVEGRDTYLASPPADTLTLLDASTFPPKVALQVDVENGIQGPPQAVAITPDAKLALVGAPTRYDTAAKQLVFDTFLQVVNLDAAPPSITRIELGSHPQGIAIDRSGKLALVANVDGSVSILRIDGTNVTLDGNLKIGKKRLAGISFTHDGKHALVSLRDEQGIAVLNVDDGKVTDSGSRLSTGVAPYTIDVSSDNRWAVVSNVGLAGLPGYTGTLAGDADSVALIDVSRVPFRTVQYLTVPSLPEGVAISPNGKWIAVQAMDGSNLTPDNPGRHKIGKVLLFEIRNGQAVKVSELPGGEAAQGIVFTADSRHVIVQFNVERQLALYSVEGGKLHDTGKRIALTGGPSSLRTLPR; translated from the coding sequence ATGCATTCGAATCCTTTCCGCCCGCGCAGCGCGCGCCTGCTCGCCGCGCTGACCCTCGCCACGACGGCCGTTGCCGCCCACGCCGCCGACTGGATCGTGTCCGGCAACGACGGCAAGTACCAGCGCGTCGAGGGCCGCGACACCTATCTGGCTTCGCCGCCCGCCGACACGCTGACGCTGCTCGACGCCAGCACGTTCCCGCCGAAGGTCGCGCTGCAGGTCGACGTCGAGAACGGCATCCAGGGGCCGCCGCAAGCCGTCGCGATCACGCCCGACGCGAAGCTCGCGCTCGTCGGCGCGCCGACGCGCTACGACACGGCCGCGAAGCAGCTCGTGTTCGACACGTTCCTGCAGGTCGTGAATCTCGACGCCGCGCCGCCGTCGATCACGCGCATCGAGCTCGGATCGCATCCGCAAGGGATCGCGATCGACCGCTCGGGCAAGCTCGCGCTGGTTGCAAACGTCGACGGCAGCGTGTCGATCCTGCGCATCGACGGCACGAACGTGACGCTCGACGGCAACCTGAAGATCGGCAAGAAGCGGCTGGCCGGGATCAGCTTCACCCACGACGGCAAGCATGCGCTCGTGTCGCTGCGCGACGAGCAGGGCATCGCGGTGCTGAACGTCGACGACGGCAAGGTGACCGACAGCGGGTCGCGCCTGAGCACCGGCGTCGCGCCTTACACGATCGACGTGTCGAGCGACAACCGCTGGGCGGTCGTCAGCAACGTCGGGCTCGCGGGGCTGCCGGGCTATACGGGCACGCTGGCGGGCGACGCCGATTCGGTCGCACTGATCGACGTGTCGCGCGTGCCGTTCCGCACGGTCCAGTACCTGACGGTGCCGTCGCTGCCGGAAGGCGTCGCGATCTCGCCGAACGGGAAGTGGATCGCCGTGCAGGCGATGGACGGCTCGAACTTGACGCCCGACAACCCGGGCCGCCACAAGATCGGCAAGGTGCTGCTGTTCGAGATCCGCAACGGGCAGGCCGTGAAGGTGAGCGAGTTGCCCGGCGGCGAAGCCGCGCAAGGCATCGTGTTCACGGCCGACAGCCGCCACGTGATCGTGCAGTTCAACGTCGAACGGCAACTGGCGCTCTATTCGGTCGAAGGCGGCAAGCTGCACGATACGGGCAAGCGCATCGCGCTGACGGGCGGGCCGTCGTCGTTGAGGACGTTGCCGCGGTGA
- a CDS encoding M81 family metallopeptidase: MKILIARMNHETNTFSPVPTPLAAFGRNGPDWGDDAYRANRGMRTAMAAFLDAAEREGAEIVTPVSAAANPSGPVAADAYAAICDAIVAAAPGCDAVMLDLHGAMVAEQSADGEGDLLERVRAALPGAPIAVALDLHGNVTQKMIDHADVIVSFKTYPHVDMYETGEHAARVLLDRLHGRARPVLAWRQPPLMTSTLRSASAEGAMRRAVEAARAAEADGMLAVSVLPGFSLADIPAPCISIVVVADGDRAAADAVAERIAGQIWDARDDFVYRSATLTDSVEHAATLARGADRPVLMLDHGDNCMSGGPCDTMDLLEAALAHGLDGIVSGPLCDPQAVAALIDAGVGATVTVPVGNRLPSHGGVRRTPFRATGIVRALTDGEYVIAGPTYTGQRAYMGRTAVLDIGAATLVISERTQEPWDLGVFESVGVDPRRARFLLLKSRMYCRPVFVPNAAALVECDSRGVTGSDYGLFRYERLARPVYPLDDVGEWSSGARRAD; this comes from the coding sequence ATGAAGATCCTGATCGCGCGGATGAACCACGAGACCAACACGTTCTCGCCGGTGCCGACGCCGCTTGCCGCGTTCGGCCGCAACGGCCCGGACTGGGGCGACGACGCGTATCGCGCGAATCGCGGCATGCGCACCGCGATGGCCGCGTTCCTCGACGCGGCCGAGCGTGAAGGCGCCGAGATCGTGACGCCCGTATCGGCGGCCGCGAACCCGAGCGGGCCCGTCGCGGCTGACGCGTATGCGGCGATCTGCGACGCGATCGTCGCGGCAGCGCCCGGCTGCGATGCGGTGATGCTCGACCTGCACGGCGCGATGGTTGCCGAACAAAGCGCGGACGGCGAGGGCGACCTGCTCGAGCGCGTGCGCGCGGCGCTGCCTGGCGCGCCGATCGCGGTCGCGCTCGACCTGCACGGGAACGTCACGCAGAAGATGATCGACCACGCGGACGTGATCGTCAGTTTCAAGACCTACCCGCACGTCGATATGTATGAAACCGGCGAGCATGCGGCGCGCGTGCTGCTGGACCGGCTGCACGGCCGCGCGCGGCCCGTGCTCGCGTGGCGGCAGCCGCCGCTGATGACGTCGACGCTGCGCAGCGCGAGTGCGGAAGGCGCGATGCGGCGCGCGGTGGAGGCCGCGCGCGCGGCCGAGGCCGACGGGATGCTCGCCGTATCGGTGCTGCCCGGCTTCTCGCTCGCGGACATTCCCGCGCCGTGCATCAGCATCGTCGTGGTGGCCGATGGCGACCGGGCCGCGGCCGATGCGGTGGCCGAGCGCATCGCAGGGCAGATCTGGGACGCGCGTGACGACTTCGTTTACCGCAGCGCAACGCTCACCGATTCAGTTGAGCACGCTGCAACGCTCGCGCGTGGCGCGGATCGCCCCGTGCTGATGCTCGATCACGGCGACAACTGCATGTCGGGCGGCCCGTGCGACACGATGGATCTGCTCGAGGCCGCGCTCGCGCACGGGCTGGACGGCATCGTCAGCGGGCCGCTGTGCGACCCGCAGGCCGTCGCGGCGCTGATCGACGCGGGTGTCGGCGCGACCGTTACGGTGCCGGTCGGCAACCGCCTGCCGTCGCACGGCGGCGTGCGGCGCACGCCGTTTCGCGCGACCGGCATCGTGCGCGCGCTCACCGACGGCGAATACGTGATCGCGGGGCCGACCTACACGGGCCAGCGCGCGTACATGGGCCGCACGGCCGTGCTCGACATCGGCGCGGCCACGCTGGTCATCAGCGAGCGTACCCAGGAGCCGTGGGATCTCGGCGTGTTCGAGAGCGTCGGCGTCGATCCACGCCGCGCGCGCTTCCTGCTGCTGAAATCGCGGATGTATTGCCGGCCGGTGTTCGTGCCGAACGCGGCCGCGCTGGTCGAGTGCGACAGCCGTGGCGTGACGGGTTCGGACTACGGGTTGTTCCGTTACGAGCGGCTTGCGCGGCCCGTGTATCCGCTTGACGACGTCGGCGAGTGGTCGTCCGGCGCGCGACGGGCGGATTGA
- a CDS encoding aldehyde dehydrogenase family protein, with product MRTSQQSYIDGQWLDPADSRSIDVIDPSTARPYAQLRIGGTADVDRAVGAAKQAFDTYSRWPVDERVALLRRVLEIYQHRYEEVAQTISQGMGAPIAFARAAQAAVGTAHLEQTIRALQSFRFSTQTDSLLVSHEPIGVCALITPWNWPINQIVCKVAPALAAGCTMVLKPSEIAPFSAILFAEILDEAGVPPGVFNLVHGYGHEVGDALSRHPDVDMVSFTGSTRAGVEVAKAAADTVKRVHQELGSKSPNLILPDADIEDAVTRGVRSCFSNSGQSCNAPTRMLVHVDHLALAEQAARREAERTVVGDPRSTETGIGPVVSRTQFDRIQHFIRLGIEEGAMLVAGGPGRPDGLGDGFYVRPTVFSNVTPDMTIAREEIFGPVLAIMTYRTEDEAVALANDSVYGLAAYVQTKDPERARKVAARLRVGNVHINYPPWNPAAPFGGYKRSGNGREYAEFGLVEYLETKGTTGYA from the coding sequence ATGCGAACGTCACAACAGTCCTATATCGATGGCCAGTGGCTCGATCCGGCCGATTCTCGGTCGATCGACGTGATCGACCCGAGCACGGCGCGGCCGTATGCGCAGCTCAGGATTGGCGGCACGGCCGACGTCGATCGCGCGGTCGGCGCGGCGAAGCAGGCTTTCGACACGTATTCGCGTTGGCCGGTGGACGAGCGCGTCGCGCTGCTGCGACGCGTGCTCGAGATCTACCAGCACCGCTACGAGGAGGTCGCGCAGACGATCAGCCAGGGGATGGGCGCGCCGATCGCATTTGCGCGCGCGGCGCAGGCGGCGGTTGGCACCGCGCACCTCGAACAGACGATCCGCGCGCTGCAGTCGTTCCGTTTCAGCACGCAGACCGATTCGCTGCTGGTGTCCCACGAGCCGATCGGCGTGTGCGCGCTGATCACGCCGTGGAACTGGCCGATCAACCAGATCGTGTGCAAGGTCGCGCCCGCGCTCGCGGCCGGCTGCACGATGGTGCTCAAGCCGAGCGAGATCGCGCCGTTCAGCGCGATCCTGTTCGCGGAGATCCTGGATGAGGCCGGTGTACCGCCCGGCGTGTTCAACCTCGTGCACGGCTATGGGCACGAAGTGGGCGACGCGCTGTCGCGGCATCCGGATGTCGACATGGTGTCGTTCACCGGGTCCACGCGCGCGGGCGTCGAAGTCGCGAAGGCGGCCGCCGATACCGTGAAGCGCGTGCACCAGGAGCTCGGCAGCAAGAGCCCGAACCTGATCCTGCCCGACGCCGACATCGAGGATGCGGTCACGCGCGGCGTGCGCAGCTGTTTCAGCAACAGCGGCCAGTCGTGCAATGCGCCGACGCGCATGCTCGTGCATGTTGACCATCTGGCGCTGGCCGAGCAGGCCGCGCGGCGGGAGGCGGAACGCACGGTCGTCGGCGACCCGCGGTCGACGGAAACCGGCATCGGGCCGGTGGTCAGCCGCACGCAGTTCGACCGGATCCAGCACTTCATCCGGCTCGGGATCGAAGAAGGCGCCATGCTCGTCGCCGGCGGCCCGGGGCGGCCGGACGGGCTCGGCGACGGGTTCTACGTGCGGCCGACGGTATTCTCGAACGTCACGCCGGACATGACGATCGCACGCGAGGAGATCTTCGGGCCGGTGCTCGCGATCATGACCTACCGCACCGAGGACGAGGCTGTCGCGCTCGCGAACGATTCGGTCTACGGGCTCGCGGCCTACGTGCAGACGAAGGATCCCGAGCGGGCGCGCAAGGTGGCGGCGCGGCTGCGGGTCGGCAACGTCCACATCAATTACCCGCCGTGGAACCCGGCCGCGCCGTTCGGTGGCTACAAGCGCTCGGGCAACGGCCGCGAATATGCGGAGTTCGGCCTCGTCGAGTATCTGGAGACGAAGGGCACGACAGGGTACGCTTGA
- a CDS encoding aspartate aminotransferase family protein, protein MNAVDVNLDADLQAIGKRHLLMHFTHADAYRDHALTVFDRGEGCWLVDRNGKRYFDGLAGLYCVQVGYSHGAEIGDAIREQMVRLPFATNWGVGHEPAIKLAHKLAALAPEGLNRVFFTSSGSESNESAIKLVRQYHQSRGEPQRRKFIARRVAYHGTSFGALALNGMTNFRKHFEPLMSGVRHVGNTKRYGRPVGETEAQFTRHLLDEIESLIVQEGPDTVAALVVEPLQNAGGSLTPPAGYAAGLRDICDRHGVLLVADEVICGFGRLGEYFGSARYGLKPDIITFAKGIASGYVPLGGVIASDTVVDTVLNGPQQMFLHGATYGGHPVACTAALANLAIMEREGVLENVRSNEAVFRQTLDGLLELPCVGDVRGDGYHYSLELVTDKAARRWAAGVSAQAFVSTLLAPAIFDAGLLCRAGVDHEGTPIVQFSPPLVMSRDEIVWFVAKIRDILVDTYARATR, encoded by the coding sequence ATGAACGCTGTTGACGTCAATCTCGATGCGGACCTGCAGGCCATCGGCAAACGCCACCTGCTGATGCATTTCACGCACGCCGATGCGTATCGCGACCACGCGCTGACCGTGTTCGACCGTGGCGAAGGCTGCTGGCTCGTCGACCGCAACGGCAAGCGCTACTTCGACGGGCTGGCCGGGCTGTACTGCGTGCAGGTCGGTTACAGCCACGGCGCGGAAATCGGCGACGCGATCCGCGAGCAGATGGTGCGGCTGCCGTTCGCGACCAACTGGGGTGTCGGCCACGAGCCGGCGATCAAGCTCGCGCACAAGCTCGCGGCGCTCGCACCGGAGGGCCTGAACCGCGTGTTCTTCACGTCGAGCGGGTCGGAGTCGAACGAATCGGCGATCAAGCTGGTGCGCCAATATCACCAGTCGCGCGGCGAGCCGCAGCGGCGCAAGTTCATCGCGCGGCGCGTCGCGTATCACGGCACGTCGTTCGGCGCGCTCGCGCTGAACGGGATGACGAACTTCCGCAAGCATTTCGAGCCGCTGATGTCGGGCGTGCGGCACGTGGGCAACACGAAGCGCTACGGCCGCCCGGTGGGCGAGACGGAAGCGCAGTTCACGCGCCACCTGCTCGACGAGATCGAATCGCTGATCGTGCAGGAGGGGCCGGATACCGTCGCCGCGCTCGTCGTCGAGCCGCTGCAGAACGCGGGCGGCAGCCTGACGCCGCCGGCCGGTTATGCGGCCGGGCTGCGTGACATTTGCGACCGGCACGGCGTGCTGCTCGTCGCCGACGAGGTGATCTGCGGGTTCGGCCGGCTCGGCGAATATTTCGGCTCCGCGCGCTACGGGCTGAAGCCGGACATCATCACGTTCGCGAAAGGCATCGCGTCGGGCTATGTGCCGCTCGGTGGCGTGATCGCGAGCGACACGGTCGTCGACACGGTGCTCAATGGCCCGCAGCAGATGTTCCTGCACGGTGCGACCTACGGCGGCCACCCGGTCGCGTGCACGGCCGCGCTCGCGAACCTCGCGATCATGGAGCGCGAAGGCGTGCTCGAAAACGTCCGCAGCAATGAGGCCGTGTTCCGCCAGACCCTCGACGGCCTGCTCGAACTGCCGTGCGTCGGCGACGTGCGCGGCGACGGCTATCACTACTCGCTCGAACTCGTGACCGACAAGGCCGCGCGCCGCTGGGCGGCCGGCGTCAGCGCGCAGGCGTTCGTGTCGACGCTGCTCGCACCCGCGATCTTCGACGCGGGGCTGCTGTGCCGCGCGGGCGTCGATCACGAAGGCACGCCGATCGTGCAGTTCTCGCCGCCGCTCGTGATGTCGCGCGACGAGATCGTGTGGTTCGTCGCGAAGATCCGCGACATCCTCGTCGACACCTATGCACGCGCAACGCGCTGA
- a CDS encoding APC family permease produces the protein MDNDSPGRYASAAATHDFGAHAMRGDADERRKPHLLGLATLVIFGLAYMLPMTVFTTYGIVTSETNGHLTAAYAVTLVAMLFTARSYGHMARLMPSAGSAYTFASRNFGTSAGFMVGWALLMDYLFIPMISYLAIGIYMKQIFPGVPAGVWIVGSIVLITGLNIVGIRLVNRVNLILIASQLVFIAIFFVASARVAAGEGLSMAVALPSSGDARAIFAGSAILCLSFLGFDAVTTLSEETREPKRTVPRAILLCTLASGVLFMLVAYVGQVVFPDWHAFKDLDSASLELMRRIGGGTLSAFFVAVYVAGCFASAMAGQASVTRVLFAMGRDRVLPERVFGHLHARLRTPVRATLAVGIVSLSALFITLDLASTMISFGALVAFAVVNLCVMRSYLCRPEHRRFAGWITFGVMPAIGFAMNVWLWSGLSRQTFYVGTGWLVLGLCQLVWLTRGFTRPAPTLSMN, from the coding sequence ATGGACAACGACAGCCCAGGTCGATACGCATCAGCCGCCGCGACGCATGACTTCGGCGCGCACGCAATGCGAGGCGACGCGGACGAACGCCGCAAGCCGCACCTGCTCGGGCTCGCGACGCTGGTGATCTTCGGCCTCGCGTACATGCTGCCGATGACGGTGTTCACGACCTACGGGATCGTCACGAGCGAGACGAACGGGCATCTCACGGCCGCGTATGCGGTCACGCTGGTCGCGATGCTGTTCACCGCGCGCAGCTACGGCCACATGGCGCGGCTGATGCCGAGCGCCGGCTCCGCCTATACGTTCGCGAGCCGCAACTTCGGCACGTCGGCCGGCTTCATGGTCGGCTGGGCATTGCTGATGGACTACCTGTTCATCCCGATGATCAGCTACCTCGCGATCGGCATCTACATGAAGCAGATATTCCCGGGCGTGCCGGCCGGCGTGTGGATCGTCGGCAGCATCGTGCTGATCACCGGGCTGAACATCGTCGGCATCCGGCTCGTCAATCGCGTGAACCTGATCCTGATCGCGAGCCAGCTCGTGTTCATCGCGATCTTCTTCGTCGCTTCCGCGCGGGTCGCGGCGGGCGAAGGGCTGTCGATGGCTGTCGCGCTGCCGTCGTCGGGCGATGCGCGGGCGATCTTCGCCGGGTCCGCGATCCTGTGCCTGTCGTTCCTCGGCTTCGATGCGGTCACCACGCTGTCGGAGGAAACACGCGAGCCGAAGCGTACGGTGCCGCGCGCGATCTTGCTCTGCACGCTGGCGAGCGGCGTGCTGTTCATGCTGGTCGCCTACGTCGGGCAAGTGGTGTTTCCCGACTGGCACGCATTCAAGGATCTCGATTCGGCCAGCCTCGAACTGATGCGACGTATCGGCGGCGGCACGCTGTCGGCGTTCTTCGTCGCGGTGTACGTGGCAGGCTGTTTCGCGAGCGCGATGGCCGGGCAGGCGAGCGTGACGCGCGTGCTGTTCGCGATGGGCCGCGACCGGGTGCTACCCGAACGCGTATTCGGCCACCTGCATGCGCGGCTGCGCACACCAGTGCGCGCGACGCTCGCGGTCGGCATCGTGTCGCTGTCGGCGCTGTTCATCACGCTCGATCTCGCGTCGACGATGATCAGCTTCGGCGCGCTCGTCGCGTTCGCGGTCGTGAACCTGTGCGTGATGCGCAGCTATCTGTGCCGCCCCGAGCATCGCCGCTTCGCGGGCTGGATCACGTTCGGCGTGATGCCGGCGATCGGCTTCGCGATGAACGTGTGGCTCTGGTCGGGCCTGTCGCGCCAGACGTTCTACGTCGGCACCGGCTGGCTCGTGCTCGGACTCTGCCAGCTCGTGTGGCTGACGCGCGGCTTCACGCGCCCGGCGCCGACGCTGTCGATGAATTGA
- a CDS encoding AraC family transcriptional regulator, whose translation MNSRSHPNQSRAERSLRSSLGLARPAGRQEDIPATVHAIAVALDECRVRHIDGAALLEGTGLGADEVASPNLHVNRGQEQRCFHNLLQCSGVPSIGLSIGARLHVSTLGLAGYAMLISGSVMQAFRCMGQFPLFMGLYFDVRIDAHADGMSVTISRYNGEPDLEVFQVDMCLSSLRLIVSDLVGKPVWPAQVQLARRTPRNAADYARHFGCKIAFNAGDNRLVFTSVNGTEMPLLANEVSFNALHGQCEALERQWAASVGTRFADRAKELMARDLARFKSMTALANALHLTERTLRRRLDKDGLTFQTLLDDVRRDEAVRMLDDPELTVAAIAERLGYSEPRSFRHAYRRWTGRTPRADPDVSE comes from the coding sequence ATGAACAGCCGCTCCCATCCCAACCAGAGCCGGGCCGAACGCAGCCTGCGCTCGTCGCTCGGCCTCGCGCGTCCGGCCGGACGCCAGGAGGACATTCCCGCCACCGTCCACGCGATCGCGGTCGCGCTGGACGAGTGCCGCGTGCGGCATATCGACGGCGCCGCGCTGCTCGAAGGCACGGGGCTCGGCGCGGACGAAGTCGCGTCGCCGAACCTGCACGTGAATCGCGGCCAGGAGCAGCGCTGCTTCCACAACCTGCTGCAGTGCAGCGGCGTGCCGTCGATCGGGCTGTCGATCGGTGCGCGGCTGCACGTGTCGACGCTCGGCCTCGCCGGCTACGCGATGCTGATCAGCGGCTCGGTGATGCAGGCATTCCGGTGCATGGGCCAGTTTCCGCTGTTCATGGGGCTGTATTTCGACGTGCGTATCGATGCGCACGCGGACGGCATGAGCGTGACCATCAGCCGCTACAACGGCGAGCCCGATCTCGAGGTGTTCCAGGTCGACATGTGCCTGTCGAGCCTGCGCCTGATCGTGTCCGATCTCGTCGGCAAGCCGGTCTGGCCCGCGCAGGTGCAGCTCGCGCGCCGCACGCCGCGCAATGCGGCCGACTACGCGCGCCACTTCGGCTGCAAGATTGCGTTCAATGCGGGCGACAACCGGCTCGTGTTCACGTCGGTGAACGGCACGGAGATGCCGCTGCTCGCGAACGAAGTCAGTTTCAACGCGCTGCACGGGCAGTGCGAAGCGCTCGAGCGGCAGTGGGCCGCGTCGGTCGGCACGCGCTTTGCCGATCGCGCGAAGGAGTTGATGGCGCGCGACCTCGCGCGTTTCAAGTCGATGACGGCGCTCGCGAATGCGCTGCACCTGACGGAGCGCACGCTGCGCCGACGGCTCGACAAGGACGGCCTCACGTTTCAGACGCTGCTCGACGACGTGCGCCGCGACGAGGCGGTGCGGATGCTGGACGACCCCGAGCTGACGGTCGCGGCGATTGCGGAGCGCCTCGGCTACAGCGAGCCGCGCAGTTTCCGCCATGCGTATCGGCGCTGGACCGGCAGGACGCCGCGCGCCGATCCGGACGTCAGCGAATGA
- a CDS encoding ABC transporter permease: MTRRTVQLLGSLIAIVAIAWALARGIGADTFSQRADDLAYYAGQHMLLVVYSMALAIAVGVPAGVLLSRPRFQHQAERFMQVFNIGNTIPSLAVLAIALGIFGIGNVPAIVALFLASLLPITRNTYEGMKNVPAALREAAKGIGMTGWQSLVRVELPDALPIIVGGVRTALAINVGTAPLAYLIGADSLGSLIFPGIYLDNQPLLLLGASLTAILALVLDGIVAAGSRHWLARHGGAA; the protein is encoded by the coding sequence ATGACTCGACGCACTGTCCAGCTGTTGGGCAGCCTGATAGCCATCGTCGCCATCGCCTGGGCGCTCGCGCGCGGCATCGGCGCCGACACGTTCAGCCAGCGCGCGGACGATCTCGCGTACTACGCGGGCCAGCACATGCTGCTGGTCGTCTATTCAATGGCGCTCGCGATCGCCGTGGGCGTGCCGGCCGGCGTGCTGCTGAGCCGGCCGCGATTCCAGCATCAGGCCGAGCGCTTCATGCAGGTCTTCAACATCGGCAACACGATCCCGTCGCTTGCCGTGCTCGCCATCGCGCTCGGCATCTTCGGCATCGGCAACGTGCCCGCGATCGTCGCGCTGTTCCTCGCGTCGCTGCTGCCCATCACGCGCAATACCTACGAAGGCATGAAGAACGTGCCGGCCGCGCTGCGCGAAGCCGCGAAGGGCATCGGCATGACGGGCTGGCAATCGCTCGTGCGCGTGGAGTTGCCCGATGCGCTGCCGATCATCGTCGGCGGCGTGCGCACCGCGCTCGCAATCAACGTCGGGACGGCCCCGCTCGCGTACCTGATCGGCGCCGACAGTCTCGGCTCGCTGATTTTCCCCGGCATCTATCTCGACAACCAGCCGCTGCTGCTGCTCGGCGCATCGCTCACCGCGATCCTCGCGCTCGTGCTGGACGGCATCGTCGCGGCCGGCAGCCGCCATTGGCTCGCACGCCACGGAGGTGCGGCATGA
- a CDS encoding glycine betaine ABC transporter substrate-binding protein, with the protein MTLHRTIRSIARLCAAAALCMAASAPACATKLVLGAKNFTEQYVLAEVTAQYLRSRGYDVEVRSGLGSTLARSALENGQFDLMWDYTGTAALVYNKINDKLSPEEMYRRVKALDVPRGLVWLDASPLNDTYAIGLPSPLAQATGIRTVSQLAEHLKTDPAAKHYVFGMDAEFANRPDGLKPLLAAYGMQFSRAQLKQMDPGLVYTALHNNQLKIGLVYTTDGRVKGFGIVPLEDDKHFFPPYNATPVVRKDALERNPKLATQLNALSAALDNDGMQAMAKEVDLDGKSPRDVADAFLRTHKLP; encoded by the coding sequence ATGACGCTCCATCGCACCATTCGATCGATCGCGCGCCTGTGTGCCGCAGCCGCGTTGTGCATGGCGGCGAGCGCACCGGCATGCGCGACGAAGCTCGTGCTGGGCGCGAAGAACTTCACCGAGCAATACGTGCTGGCGGAAGTCACCGCGCAATACCTGCGCTCGCGCGGCTACGACGTGGAAGTCCGTTCGGGTCTCGGCAGCACGCTCGCGCGCAGCGCACTGGAGAACGGCCAGTTCGATCTCATGTGGGATTACACGGGCACCGCCGCGCTCGTCTACAACAAGATCAACGACAAGCTGTCGCCCGAGGAGATGTACCGGCGCGTCAAGGCGCTCGACGTGCCGCGCGGGCTCGTCTGGCTCGACGCATCGCCGCTCAACGACACCTACGCGATCGGCCTGCCCAGCCCGCTCGCGCAGGCCACCGGCATCCGAACCGTCTCGCAGCTCGCCGAGCACCTGAAGACCGATCCGGCCGCGAAGCACTACGTGTTCGGGATGGACGCGGAATTCGCGAATCGCCCCGACGGGCTGAAGCCGCTGCTCGCCGCGTACGGCATGCAGTTCAGCCGCGCGCAGTTGAAGCAGATGGACCCGGGGCTCGTCTACACGGCGCTGCACAACAACCAGTTGAAGATCGGCCTCGTCTACACGACCGACGGACGCGTGAAGGGTTTCGGCATCGTGCCGCTCGAGGACGACAAGCACTTCTTCCCGCCATACAACGCAACGCCCGTGGTGCGCAAGGACGCGCTCGAGCGCAATCCGAAGCTCGCGACGCAGCTCAATGCGCTGTCGGCCGCGCTCGACAACGACGGGATGCAGGCGATGGCCAAGGAGGTCGACCTCGACGGCAAGTCGCCGCGCGACGTCGCCGACGCGTTCCTGCGCACGCACAAGCTGCCTTGA
- a CDS encoding ABC transporter permease: MSVFDYLASSWPELLQLTLQHIWLVGIAVGCAIVAGVPLGILINRHDWLAGPLLGIATIVLTLPSIALFGLMIPFFSRFGQGIGAAPAITAVFLYSLLPIMRNTYLALHNVDAGIKEAGTGIGMTSWQRLRLVDLPLAVPVILAGVRTAVVMNIGVMTIAAVVGAGGLGTLILRAIGQSSMMKLLVGAVLVSLLAIVADRLLQMLQRALTPKGVQKT; this comes from the coding sequence ATGAGCGTATTCGACTATCTCGCGTCGAGCTGGCCCGAACTGCTGCAACTCACACTGCAGCACATCTGGCTGGTCGGCATCGCCGTGGGCTGCGCGATCGTGGCCGGCGTGCCGCTCGGCATCCTGATCAACCGCCACGACTGGCTCGCCGGGCCGCTGCTCGGTATCGCGACCATCGTGCTCACGCTGCCGTCCATCGCGCTGTTCGGCCTGATGATCCCGTTCTTCTCGCGCTTCGGCCAGGGCATCGGCGCCGCCCCCGCGATCACGGCCGTGTTCCTGTACTCGCTGCTGCCGATCATGCGCAACACCTACCTGGCGCTGCACAACGTGGATGCGGGTATCAAGGAGGCCGGCACCGGCATCGGCATGACCTCATGGCAGCGCCTGCGGCTCGTCGACCTGCCGCTCGCGGTGCCCGTGATCCTCGCGGGCGTGCGTACCGCGGTCGTGATGAACATCGGCGTGATGACGATCGCCGCCGTGGTCGGCGCGGGCGGGCTCGGCACGCTGATCCTGCGCGCCATCGGCCAGAGCAGCATGATGAAACTGCTGGTGGGCGCGGTGCTCGTGAGCCTGCTCGCGATCGTCGCCGACCGGCTCCTGCAGATGCTGCAGCGTGCATTGACACCGAAGGGAGTGCAGAAGACATGA